In Stenotrophomonas sp. 610A2, one DNA window encodes the following:
- a CDS encoding TIGR03862 family flavoprotein yields MSNLADKTVAVIGGGPAGLFAAERLRAAGVAVNLYEAKGSPGRKFLIAGKGGLNLTHSDLRPLFDSRYRERQAEVASWLDGFDADALRRWAQGFGVETYVGSSGRVFPVDRKAAPLLRGWVRRLKEQGVRFHVQHRWLGWNPDGSLRMATADGEISIKADATVLALGGGSWPELGSDGSWMPVLQERGVDTAPLQSANCGFDIDWTTHFRDRHAGAPIKPVIAHWTDLQGHAQSLQGECVISEYGIEGSLIYALAADLRETLNRAGAVTLELDLVPGRDEARLLADLGRSRKGRSFGEHLRRATGVDAAKAGLLFEVLGKDAGNDLEAVARTLKRLPLQLLRPRPMAETISTAGGVRLEAMDDGLMLTAQPGVFCAGEMLDWEAPTGGYLLTACYASGQRAAEGVIRWL; encoded by the coding sequence ATGTCAAACCTCGCTGATAAAACCGTTGCCGTGATTGGCGGTGGCCCGGCCGGCCTGTTTGCCGCCGAGCGCCTTCGCGCGGCAGGCGTGGCGGTCAACCTGTACGAAGCCAAGGGCTCGCCCGGGCGCAAATTCCTGATCGCGGGCAAGGGTGGGCTCAACCTCACCCACTCGGATCTGCGCCCGCTGTTCGACAGCCGCTACCGCGAACGCCAGGCCGAAGTCGCAAGCTGGCTGGACGGCTTCGATGCCGATGCCCTGCGCCGCTGGGCGCAGGGTTTTGGCGTGGAAACCTATGTCGGCAGTTCCGGCCGTGTGTTCCCGGTTGACCGCAAGGCCGCACCGCTGCTTCGCGGCTGGGTGCGCCGTTTGAAGGAACAAGGCGTGCGCTTCCATGTGCAGCACCGCTGGCTGGGCTGGAACCCGGACGGCAGCCTGCGCATGGCAACCGCCGACGGCGAGATCAGCATCAAGGCCGATGCCACCGTGCTCGCACTGGGCGGCGGCAGCTGGCCGGAGCTGGGTTCCGATGGCAGCTGGATGCCGGTCTTGCAGGAGCGCGGCGTGGATACGGCGCCCCTGCAATCGGCCAACTGCGGCTTCGACATCGATTGGACTACGCACTTCCGCGACCGTCATGCCGGCGCGCCGATCAAACCCGTGATCGCGCACTGGACGGACTTGCAGGGACACGCACAGTCGCTGCAAGGCGAATGCGTGATCAGCGAATACGGCATTGAAGGCAGCCTGATCTATGCACTTGCCGCCGACCTGCGCGAAACCCTCAATCGCGCTGGCGCGGTGACATTGGAGCTGGATCTGGTGCCCGGCCGCGATGAAGCACGCCTGCTCGCCGATCTGGGCCGCTCACGCAAGGGTCGCAGCTTCGGCGAGCACCTGCGACGCGCCACCGGCGTGGATGCAGCCAAGGCCGGGCTGCTGTTTGAAGTACTGGGCAAGGATGCTGGCAATGACCTAGAAGCCGTCGCACGCACGCTCAAGCGCCTGCCCTTGCAGTTGCTGCGGCCACGCCCGATGGCCGAAACCATCAGCACAGCCGGTGGCGTGCGCCTGGAAGCGATGGATGACGGACTGATGCTCACCGCCCAGCCAGGCGTGTTCTGCGCTGGCGAAATGCTGGACTGGGAAGCCCCCACCGGCGGCTACCTGTTGACCGCCTGCTACGCCAGCGGCCAACGCGCAGCAGAAGGCGTAATCCGCTGGCTGTAG
- a CDS encoding FKBP-type peptidyl-prolyl cis-trans isomerase, with protein sequence MRRLFIPLLLSLLAAGCTPPGPPPGGTIAKFEQIDTVPGAGAEAVAGSKVSVHYTGWIYDERKPDKHGEKFDSSVDRGESFSFNLGEKQVIRGWDEGVVGMKVGGKRTLMIPAEYGYGNRGVGPIPAGSSLVFDVELLDVKPR encoded by the coding sequence ATGCGCCGTCTGTTCATCCCGCTGCTGCTGTCCCTGTTGGCCGCCGGCTGCACCCCGCCAGGCCCACCGCCGGGCGGCACCATCGCCAAATTCGAGCAGATCGACACCGTGCCCGGCGCCGGCGCCGAAGCGGTCGCAGGCAGCAAGGTCAGCGTGCATTACACCGGCTGGATCTACGACGAGCGCAAGCCTGACAAGCATGGCGAGAAGTTCGACAGCTCGGTGGATCGCGGCGAATCGTTCAGCTTCAACCTTGGCGAAAAGCAGGTCATCCGCGGCTGGGATGAAGGCGTCGTAGGCATGAAGGTCGGCGGCAAGCGCACCCTGATGATTCCGGCCGAGTACGGCTATGGCAACCGCGGCGTCGGCCCGATTCCGGCCGGCTCCTCATTGGTCTTCGATGTAGAACTGCTTGATGTCAAACCTCGCTGA
- a CDS encoding DUF6164 family protein, giving the protein MAKLLLNLRNVGDDESAEVGELLDRNGIAWYRTEPSPWGISNGGIWLRENDDLPRAKDLMANYQAERGQRVREEREAALRDGSAETFGSMLRSRPLFVVAVLLGMVVVSALVLLPYFLLRG; this is encoded by the coding sequence ATGGCCAAACTGCTGCTCAATCTACGTAATGTCGGCGACGACGAAAGTGCCGAGGTCGGCGAACTGCTAGACCGCAATGGCATCGCCTGGTACCGCACCGAGCCCAGCCCCTGGGGCATCTCCAATGGCGGCATCTGGCTGCGCGAGAACGATGATCTGCCGCGCGCGAAAGACTTGATGGCGAACTATCAGGCTGAACGCGGGCAGCGGGTGCGTGAAGAGCGGGAGGCGGCGCTGCGTGATGGCAGCGCGGAGACATTCGGTTCGATGTTGCGGAGCCGGCCGTTGTTCGTGGTGGCGGTGCTGCTGGGCATGGTGGTTGTTTCGGCCTTGGTGTTGCTGCCGTATTTTCTGCTGCGGGGGTGA
- a CDS encoding sulfurtransferase — translation MIVNTAAYLFVPLADAEALTATLHERAKALELRGTILIAEEGINLFLAGSSEGIDGFYSQLKTDARFADMRIKYSHSQMQPFAKLKAKFKPEIISFRRDDGQPLDYPRAPSVAPATVQRWLRQGHDDDGKRVVMLDTRNWQEFAHGTFQGALTLPIAKFTDLPAALEPHRESLADATVVSFCTGGIRCEKAALWMQNDGMHNVLQLEGGILGYFEEVGGEGYDGRCFVFDERVALDAQLQPLVDRQDEVQA, via the coding sequence ATGATCGTCAATACCGCTGCCTATCTTTTCGTTCCGCTGGCTGATGCCGAAGCCTTGACCGCCACCTTGCATGAACGCGCAAAGGCGCTGGAGCTGCGCGGCACCATCCTGATCGCGGAGGAGGGCATCAACCTGTTCCTCGCCGGCAGCAGCGAAGGCATTGATGGCTTCTACAGCCAGCTCAAGACCGATGCGCGCTTCGCCGACATGCGCATCAAGTACAGCCACAGCCAGATGCAGCCGTTCGCGAAGCTGAAGGCCAAGTTCAAGCCGGAAATCATCAGCTTCCGCCGCGATGACGGCCAGCCGCTGGATTACCCGCGTGCACCCAGCGTGGCACCCGCGACTGTGCAGCGCTGGCTGCGGCAGGGCCACGATGACGACGGCAAGCGGGTGGTGATGCTGGATACGCGCAACTGGCAGGAATTTGCGCATGGCACCTTCCAGGGCGCGTTGACCCTGCCGATCGCCAAGTTCACCGATCTGCCGGCCGCACTGGAGCCGCACCGCGAGTCGCTGGCCGATGCCACCGTGGTCAGTTTCTGCACAGGCGGCATCCGCTGTGAGAAGGCCGCGCTGTGGATGCAGAACGATGGCATGCACAACGTGCTGCAGCTGGAAGGCGGCATCCTCGGCTACTTCGAGGAAGTTGGCGGCGAAGGCTATGACGGCCGCTGCTTCGTGTTTGATGAGCGCGTGGCGCTGGATGCACAGCTGCAGCCGCTGGTGGACCGGCAGGACGAAGTACAGGCCTGA
- a CDS encoding LLM class flavin-dependent oxidoreductase: protein MIPLSILDLAPVCEGSSPQQAFANMLELAQHADRWGYHRYWLAEHHNMPGIASAATSVLIGHVAGGTSRIRVGSGGVMLPNHSPLQVAEQFGTLASLYPDRIDLGLGRAPGTDQPTARALRRYFDSADQFPQDVTELLHYFAPVQPGQTVQAVPGGGIPVPVWLLGSSLFSARLSAAMGLPFAFASHFAPDSMDEALALYRRDFRPSEHLQAPYAILALNVVASDSEAESKRLFTSQQQAFVNLRRGTPGRIPAPVDDIEAFWAPHEKAGVERALACSIVGDATQVAEGLLAFVERHRPDEMMLAANIYDPAARLRSFDLAMQAWQRVAV, encoded by the coding sequence ATGATCCCACTTTCCATTCTTGACCTGGCCCCGGTCTGTGAGGGTTCAAGCCCGCAGCAGGCCTTCGCCAACATGCTGGAACTGGCCCAGCACGCTGACCGCTGGGGCTATCACCGCTACTGGCTGGCCGAGCACCACAACATGCCCGGCATCGCCAGCGCCGCGACCTCGGTGCTGATCGGACATGTGGCCGGTGGTACCTCGCGTATCCGCGTGGGCTCGGGTGGAGTGATGCTGCCCAACCATTCGCCGCTGCAGGTGGCCGAGCAGTTCGGCACGCTGGCCTCGTTGTATCCGGACCGCATCGATCTGGGCCTTGGCCGCGCACCCGGCACTGATCAGCCGACCGCGCGCGCCTTGCGCCGCTATTTCGACAGCGCCGACCAGTTCCCGCAGGACGTTACCGAGCTGTTGCATTACTTCGCGCCGGTACAGCCCGGACAGACGGTACAGGCCGTGCCCGGTGGCGGCATCCCGGTGCCGGTGTGGTTGCTGGGGTCGAGCCTGTTCAGTGCGCGCCTGTCGGCAGCGATGGGCCTGCCGTTCGCGTTTGCCTCGCACTTCGCTCCCGATTCCATGGATGAGGCGTTGGCGCTGTATCGCCGCGACTTCCGTCCTTCCGAGCACTTGCAGGCGCCTTACGCGATCCTGGCGTTGAACGTGGTTGCCAGTGATTCGGAGGCCGAATCGAAGCGCTTGTTCACCAGCCAGCAGCAGGCGTTCGTCAATCTGCGGCGTGGCACGCCCGGGCGGATTCCGGCGCCGGTCGATGACATCGAGGCGTTCTGGGCACCGCATGAGAAGGCCGGTGTTGAGCGTGCCCTGGCCTGCAGCATCGTTGGCGATGCGACGCAGGTGGCGGAAGGCTTGCTGGCCTTCGTCGAGCGCCATCGTCCTGATGAAATGATGCTGGCTGCCAACATCTACGACCCTGCAGCGCGCCTGCGTTCGTTCGATCTGGCGATGCAGGCCTGGCAGCGGGTGGCTGTGTAA
- a CDS encoding exopolysaccharide biosynthesis protein has product MTPPVDPDGSAPDATRTASGGYRNEGIRTLLAMFERGDPDEHLPLGKVLRGLEQSAFGVFLFIAILPAFIPIPGIGGAVSSPLVFLIGSQLLFGMSRPWLPGFIARRGPKRSTVHKFLSKISRPLQRLDRMLKPRLAVLIVPLPARMLTGVLLLLVGLLLSLPIPFTNYLFGFQLLLFALALIERDGALMLFNWLAAIAAGLFFGFGSGQLISESIALFERLTS; this is encoded by the coding sequence ATGACACCACCGGTTGACCCGGACGGCAGCGCGCCGGACGCCACCAGGACTGCGAGCGGTGGCTACCGGAATGAAGGCATCCGCACCTTGCTGGCGATGTTTGAACGCGGCGATCCGGATGAACACCTGCCCTTGGGCAAGGTCCTGCGAGGCTTGGAACAGAGTGCGTTTGGCGTATTCCTGTTCATCGCCATCCTGCCTGCCTTCATCCCGATCCCGGGCATCGGCGGCGCGGTCAGCAGCCCCTTGGTGTTCCTGATCGGCAGCCAGCTGCTGTTCGGCATGTCGCGCCCCTGGCTGCCGGGCTTCATCGCCCGACGCGGGCCCAAGCGCAGCACCGTGCACAAGTTCCTCAGCAAGATCAGCCGGCCCTTGCAGCGGCTGGACCGGATGCTGAAGCCACGATTGGCGGTGCTGATCGTGCCGCTGCCTGCGCGCATGCTCACCGGTGTGCTTTTGTTGCTGGTCGGCCTGCTGCTGTCGCTGCCGATTCCGTTCACCAACTACCTGTTCGGCTTCCAGCTGCTGTTGTTCGCACTGGCACTGATCGAGCGCGATGGCGCCTTGATGCTGTTCAACTGGCTGGCAGCGATTGCCGCGGGCCTGTTCTTCGGCTTCGGCTCCGGCCAGCTGATCAGCGAGAGCATCGCACTGTTCGAGCGCCTGACCAGCTGA
- a CDS encoding hemolysin family protein — protein MFEFFIVLALILLNGFFAMSEMSVMTSRKSRLKQLASSSKRAARALALSEKPENFLSTVQIGITLIGILTGVYGGDAIGGAIAQHLQAIFPALSANFSLFGATQPWSEFIGKTLAVALITYLTLIFGELVPKRVALTRSEDIAGIVAVPMSWLARIAAPGVWLLSHSTRLVLRLLGLGKTESASVSEEEIRMLVAESHEQGVIDSHERDMMNRVMRLGDRTADSLMTPRNRIAWLDTNADPEKNLHAMRDHSFSRYPVYRGNDQDIAGILEVKSLVTRLSGGSHNLFENLRETLYVSESTHAMKLLEIFREEHQSMALVVDEYGEIQGLVTISDLMGAVVGRLQATENTDDDALVVTREDGSLLVDGSLPVDDLQELMNGAELPDAEEGDYYTLAGMCMHYFGRIPHAGEYFDWAGWRIEIVDLDGARIDKLLLRRLPEDDADDTTG, from the coding sequence GTGTTTGAATTTTTCATCGTATTGGCCTTGATTCTGCTCAACGGCTTCTTTGCCATGTCCGAGATGTCGGTCATGACCTCGCGCAAGAGCCGCCTCAAGCAGTTGGCCAGCTCGAGCAAGCGTGCCGCACGCGCCCTGGCCCTGTCCGAGAAGCCCGAGAACTTCCTGTCCACGGTGCAGATCGGCATCACCCTGATCGGCATCCTGACCGGTGTTTATGGCGGTGACGCCATCGGTGGCGCCATTGCCCAGCACCTGCAGGCCATCTTCCCCGCGCTGTCGGCGAACTTCTCGCTGTTTGGCGCCACCCAGCCCTGGTCGGAGTTCATCGGCAAGACGCTGGCCGTTGCGTTGATCACCTATCTGACGCTGATCTTCGGCGAACTGGTGCCTAAGCGCGTCGCGCTGACCCGTTCCGAAGACATCGCCGGCATTGTCGCGGTGCCAATGAGCTGGCTGGCCCGTATCGCCGCCCCCGGCGTCTGGTTGCTCTCACACTCCACCCGGCTGGTGCTGCGCCTGCTGGGCCTGGGCAAGACCGAGTCGGCCTCGGTCAGTGAAGAAGAGATCCGCATGCTGGTGGCCGAAAGCCACGAGCAAGGCGTGATCGACAGCCACGAGCGCGACATGATGAATCGCGTCATGCGCCTGGGCGACCGCACCGCCGACAGCCTGATGACACCGCGCAACCGCATCGCCTGGCTGGACACCAACGCCGACCCGGAAAAGAACCTGCACGCCATGCGTGACCATTCGTTCTCGCGCTACCCGGTGTATCGCGGCAACGACCAGGACATCGCCGGCATTCTCGAGGTCAAGAGCCTGGTCACCCGCCTCAGCGGCGGCAGCCACAACCTGTTCGAGAACCTGCGCGAGACGCTGTATGTCTCCGAGTCCACCCATGCGATGAAGCTGCTGGAGATCTTCCGCGAAGAGCACCAGTCGATGGCGCTGGTGGTCGACGAGTACGGCGAGATCCAGGGCCTGGTGACCATCTCCGACCTGATGGGCGCCGTGGTCGGCCGCCTGCAGGCCACCGAGAACACCGATGACGATGCACTGGTAGTCACCCGCGAAGACGGCTCCTTGCTGGTTGACGGTTCGCTGCCGGTGGATGACCTGCAGGAACTGATGAACGGCGCGGAGCTGCCGGACGCCGAGGAAGGCGACTACTACACGCTGGCCGGCATGTGCATGCACTATTTCGGCCGCATCCCGCATGCCGGCGAGTACTTCGACTGGGCCGGCTGGCGCATCGAGATCGTCGACCTGGACGGCGCCCGTATCGACAAGCTGCTGTTGCGCAGGCTGCCGGAAGATGACGCTGATGACACCACCGGTTGA
- a CDS encoding DUF47 domain-containing protein, whose translation MFSLQTIFGSGKQFYTYLDEAAQAAYDGAKALHSMMREADRQPALDAFKLARLRERAASDKISQALVDSFMTPIEREDIEALGSALYKIPKQIEKFADRYSLAVQHLDQIDFAPRAAMLEQAAGVVVEMVNDLRHMNLDRMTALNEKLRSLENEADRLMLELYRDIYSGRLDNLQMFLLKEFFEILEKAIDRCREAGVVAYQIVLKNS comes from the coding sequence ATGTTTTCGTTGCAGACCATCTTTGGCTCCGGCAAGCAGTTCTACACCTACCTCGACGAGGCCGCGCAGGCCGCCTATGACGGTGCCAAGGCACTGCACAGCATGATGCGCGAGGCCGATCGTCAGCCGGCGCTGGATGCGTTCAAACTCGCCCGTCTGCGCGAGCGCGCCGCTTCTGACAAGATCAGCCAGGCGCTGGTTGACAGCTTCATGACCCCGATCGAGCGCGAGGACATCGAAGCGCTGGGTTCGGCGCTGTACAAGATTCCCAAGCAGATCGAGAAGTTCGCCGACCGCTACTCGCTGGCCGTGCAGCACCTGGACCAGATCGACTTCGCCCCGCGCGCAGCGATGCTGGAACAGGCCGCAGGTGTCGTCGTGGAAATGGTCAACGACCTGCGCCACATGAACCTGGACCGCATGACCGCGCTCAACGAGAAGCTGCGTTCGCTGGAGAACGAAGCCGACCGTCTGATGCTGGAGCTGTACCGCGACATCTATTCCGGTCGCCTGGACAACCTGCAGATGTTCCTGCTCAAGGAATTCTTCGAGATCCTGGAAAAGGCCATCGACCGTTGCCGCGAAGCCGGCGTGGTGGCTTACCAGATCGTGCTCAAGAACAGCTGA
- a CDS encoding inorganic phosphate transporter produces MLTLVLVVILAALVFEFINGFHDTANSIATVVATKVLSPGWAVMLAAFMNLIGALTGTAVALTIANGLLNTDVVDVTPQVILCALLGGIVWNLITWWKGLPSSSSHALIGGLCGAGLAAAHNNWDALIWSQNVGNWAQNKGLLWKVFVPMITSPIAGFLLGVVVMCLLWAIIAGMARVGGVLGRLARPRWVNAFFGKAQIVSAAYMGFAHGHNDAQKTMGIIAMTLVGAEATGALNDLPSWLAFMHPDANAGNGIAMWIVLTCAVVMAAGTASGGWKIIKTLGHKMVKLHPIHGFAAETSSATILTLAAHFGMPVSTTHSISTAIMGVGFAKNPRSLRLGVIERILWAWILTIPAAGGCAYLILRLFEMVGWN; encoded by the coding sequence ATGCTCACCCTCGTCCTGGTGGTGATTCTGGCCGCGCTCGTCTTCGAGTTCATCAACGGCTTCCACGACACCGCCAACTCCATTGCCACCGTGGTGGCAACCAAGGTCCTGTCGCCCGGTTGGGCGGTGATGTTGGCCGCTTTCATGAACCTGATCGGCGCGCTGACCGGCACCGCCGTCGCGCTGACCATCGCCAATGGCCTGCTCAACACCGATGTGGTCGACGTGACCCCGCAGGTGATCCTGTGCGCGTTGCTTGGCGGCATCGTCTGGAACCTGATCACCTGGTGGAAAGGCCTGCCGTCCTCGTCTTCGCATGCGTTGATCGGCGGCCTGTGCGGCGCCGGTCTGGCAGCCGCGCATAACAACTGGGATGCGCTGATCTGGTCGCAGAACGTCGGCAACTGGGCGCAGAACAAGGGCCTGTTGTGGAAGGTGTTCGTGCCGATGATCACCTCGCCGATCGCCGGCTTCCTGCTCGGTGTTGTGGTGATGTGCCTGTTGTGGGCGATCATTGCCGGCATGGCCCGCGTTGGTGGCGTGCTTGGTCGTCTGGCCCGTCCGCGTTGGGTCAATGCCTTCTTTGGCAAGGCGCAGATCGTGTCGGCGGCGTACATGGGCTTTGCCCACGGCCACAACGATGCGCAGAAGACCATGGGCATCATCGCCATGACCCTGGTCGGCGCCGAGGCAACTGGTGCGCTGAACGACCTGCCGTCGTGGCTGGCCTTCATGCACCCGGATGCCAATGCTGGCAACGGCATTGCCATGTGGATCGTGTTGACCTGTGCGGTGGTTATGGCTGCTGGTACCGCCTCGGGTGGCTGGAAGATCATCAAGACCCTGGGCCACAAGATGGTCAAGCTGCACCCGATCCACGGCTTTGCCGCGGAGACCAGCTCGGCCACCATCCTGACCCTGGCTGCGCACTTTGGCATGCCGGTCTCGACAACCCACAGCATCTCCACCGCGATCATGGGCGTCGGCTTCGCCAAGAACCCGCGCTCGCTGCGTCTGGGCGTGATCGAGCGCATCCTGTGGGCCTGGATCCTGACGATTCCGGCGGCAGGTGGCTGTGCTTACCTGATCCTGCGCCTGTTCGAAATGGTGGGTTGGAACTGA
- the parE gene encoding DNA topoisomerase IV subunit B, with translation MNARYNAADIEVLSGLDPVKRRPGMYTDTARPNHLAQEVIDNSVDEALAGHAKTVEVTLFKDGSCEVSDDGRGMPVDIHPEEKIPGVELILTRLHAGGKFNNRNYTFSGGLHGVGVSVVNALSTLVEIHIRRDGSEHRITFRDGDRASPLEVVGSVGKKNTGTRVRFWADPKYFDTPKFNVRALRHLLRAKAVLCPGLTVKLTDEATGEVDTWYYEDGLRDYLKAELGEREMLPADLFAGSLKKETEIVDWAVAWLPEGELVQESYVNLIPTAQHGTHANGLRTGLTEALREFCDFRNLLPRGVKLAPEDVWDRVSFVLSLKMTDPQFSGQTKERLSSRQAAGFVEGAAHDAFSLLLNQNVELGEKIAQIAIERASARLKTEKLVTRKKVTQGPALPGKLADCISQDLSRTELFLVEGDSAGGSAKQARDKDFQAILPLRGKILNTWEVASGSVLASEEVHNLAIAIGCDPGKDDLSGLRYGKIVILADADSDGLHIATLLTALFLRHFPSLVDAGHVFVAMPPLFRVDVGKQVFYALDEEEKRSLLDKIEREKIRGQVSVTRFKGLGEMNPSQLRESTIHPDTRRLVQLTVDDSEQTSALMDMLLAKKRAPDRKGWLESKGDLASLEA, from the coding sequence ATGAACGCCCGTTACAACGCCGCTGACATCGAAGTCCTCTCTGGCCTGGACCCGGTCAAACGCCGTCCTGGCATGTATACCGACACTGCCCGCCCGAACCATCTGGCGCAGGAAGTGATCGACAACTCGGTCGACGAGGCCCTGGCCGGCCACGCCAAGACCGTGGAAGTCACCCTGTTCAAGGATGGCAGCTGCGAAGTCAGCGATGACGGCCGCGGCATGCCGGTGGACATCCACCCGGAAGAAAAGATCCCCGGCGTCGAACTGATCCTGACCAGGCTGCATGCCGGCGGCAAGTTCAACAACCGCAACTACACCTTCTCCGGCGGTCTCCACGGCGTCGGCGTATCGGTGGTCAACGCCCTGTCCACGCTGGTGGAGATCCACATCCGCCGCGACGGCAGCGAGCACCGCATCACCTTCCGCGATGGCGACCGCGCCAGCCCGCTGGAAGTGGTCGGCAGCGTCGGCAAGAAAAACACCGGCACCCGTGTGCGCTTCTGGGCCGACCCCAAGTACTTCGACACGCCCAAGTTCAACGTGCGCGCCCTGCGTCACCTGCTGCGCGCCAAGGCCGTGCTGTGCCCGGGCCTGACCGTGAAGCTGACCGACGAAGCCACCGGTGAAGTCGACACCTGGTATTACGAAGACGGCCTGCGCGACTACCTGAAGGCCGAGCTGGGCGAGCGTGAAATGCTGCCGGCCGACCTGTTTGCCGGCTCGCTGAAGAAGGAAACCGAGATCGTTGACTGGGCCGTGGCCTGGCTGCCGGAAGGCGAGCTGGTGCAGGAAAGCTACGTCAACCTGATCCCGACCGCCCAGCACGGCACCCATGCCAACGGTCTGCGCACCGGCCTGACCGAGGCGCTGCGCGAGTTCTGCGACTTCCGCAACCTGCTGCCGCGCGGCGTCAAGCTGGCCCCGGAAGATGTCTGGGACCGCGTCTCCTTCGTGCTGTCGCTGAAGATGACCGATCCGCAGTTCAGCGGCCAGACCAAGGAACGCCTGTCCTCGCGCCAGGCCGCCGGCTTTGTCGAAGGCGCCGCCCACGACGCCTTCAGCCTGCTGCTGAACCAGAACGTGGAACTGGGCGAGAAGATCGCGCAGATCGCCATCGAACGCGCCAGCGCACGCCTGAAGACCGAAAAACTGGTCACCCGCAAGAAGGTCACCCAGGGCCCGGCCCTGCCCGGCAAGCTGGCCGACTGCATCAGCCAGGACCTGTCGCGCACCGAGCTGTTCCTGGTGGAAGGTGACTCCGCAGGCGGCAGCGCCAAGCAGGCCCGCGACAAGGACTTCCAGGCCATCCTGCCGCTGCGCGGCAAGATCCTGAACACCTGGGAAGTCGCCTCCGGCAGCGTGCTCGCCTCCGAAGAAGTGCACAACCTGGCCATCGCAATTGGCTGTGACCCGGGCAAGGACGACCTGTCCGGCCTGCGCTACGGCAAGATCGTGATCCTGGCCGACGCCGACTCCGACGGCCTGCACATCGCCACCTTGCTGACCGCCCTGTTCCTGCGTCACTTCCCGTCGCTGGTGGATGCCGGCCACGTGTTCGTGGCGATGCCGCCACTGTTCCGCGTCGACGTGGGCAAGCAGGTGTTCTACGCGCTGGACGAGGAAGAGAAGCGCTCGCTGCTGGACAAGATCGAGCGCGAGAAGATCCGCGGCCAGGTCAGCGTCACCCGCTTCAAGGGCCTGGGCGAGATGAACCCCTCGCAGCTGCGCGAATCCACCATCCACCCGGATACGCGCCGCCTTGTGCAGCTGACCGTGGACGACAGCGAGCAGACCTCGGCTTTGATGGACATGCTGCTGGCCAAGAAGCGCGCCCCGGACCGCAAGGGCTGGCTGGAGAGCAAGGGCGACCTGGCCTCACTGGAAGCCTGA